GTGTTCAATCGATTGTGCACGCAACGGCTGGATGCGGGAGGCTGGCTCGGTGAGCAACGTGGAACGCGACCCGGCCGAACTGCGCTGCGGCGGCGTGGTGACCGCGGCCGAGCCGGAGTACGAACTCCTCCGACCGCGCACCGTACCGCTGGGCGGCCCACGGGCGATGTTGGTGGGGCGCACGCTGCCGAACCGCGATCGGCGCATGGTGGGGGCCTGGTGCTTCGCCGACTTCTACGGCCCGGCTGACATCACGGGTGCGCCGGGCATGCAGGTGCCGCCGCACCCGCACACCGGGCTGCAGACGGTGAGCTGGCTGCTCGGCGGCGAGGTGCTGCACCGCGACAGCCTGGGCAACGAGCAGCTGGTGCGACCGGGTGAGCTGAACCTGATGACCGCCGGTTTCGGCATCTCGCACTCGGAGGAGTCGCCGGTCGGCCATGGCCCGGTCCTGCACGGAGTCCAGTTGTGGGTGGCGTTGCCCGGTGATCGGCGCGACGTGGCCCCGCATTTCGAGCACCACGGTGAGTTGCCCGTGCTGTCCACGGCGGACGGTGCCGTGACGGTCCTGATGGGTGAGCTCGCCGGGGCGAAGTCGGCGGCGCGGACCTACACCCCGCTGGTGGGGGCGGAGCTGTCGATCGCGGCGGGCCGCACGCTGCGGCTGCCGGTGCAGGCCGAGTTCGAGCACGCGGTGCTGGCGGTGTCCGACGGCCTTGCCGTGGGCGACCGGCCGCTGGCCGGCGGCGACATGCTCTACCTGGGGCGCGGCCGCCGCGAGGTGTCGGTGCGGGCCGATCGCCCGGCGCGCGCGGTCCTTCTCGGCGGTATCCCGTTCGAGGAGCAGTTGGTCATGTGGTGGAACTTTGTTGGGCGTTCGCACGACGAGATCGCCCAGGCCCGGGCGGAGTGGGAGCACGGCCGCAGCACAGGCGAATCGGACGGACGCTTCGGGGTCGTGCACGGATACGACGGCCCGGCGTTGCCTGCGCCGGAGCTGCCGAACGTCGAACTGCGGGCTCGTGGCCGAACCCGCTGGTCGACCTGAGCCGTGCATCGGCCGACATCTTGCCGCTGTCTGGTGAACACCGGCCGCGGCTCGCGCGGGAGGCGGCCCCGCGGCACGCTGATCTGACCGCTCGCCGGGCCGATGGATTTCGCAAATCCCTGGTGCACTGTGGATCGATCCCGTCGCGCAGCGCATTGTTGACACTGCGGAATTGATCAGTGGTTTCCTGATCACAACAAAATCGTTTGTGGTTGACCGATTGGCGGTTGATTTCGCCGAGCCGGGTCGTCGCGTTGGTTCATCGAGAGTGGGCGCGATCGGTGCCGGGTGTCCCATGTCGTTGTGAGACACCGGCATTGGGATGCGGCTGCTGATCCGCGATCAGGAGCCGGAGCTGCCCTGTTCGGGGCAACCTCGTCGCGTTGATGTGATCGTTATCTCTTGATCACATTCTATTAAGTTAGCCTAACCTTTGCTAGCGTTCCGGCCGTCGCCCTGCCCGTTCCGGTCGTCGAGCTGAGGAGAAACGTGGCTGTCGACACGCTGACCGAATCCGTCGCCGAGTCGGTTTTCGAGTGCGTGGGCAATACGCCCGCCGTCTCGCTGACCCGACTGTTCCCCGAACCCGATCTAGAGGTGATCGCCAAGCTGGAGCTGATGAATCCCGGTGGCAGCATGAAAGACCGCTCCGCCCGCTACATCATCGAGTGCGGGCTGCGGGAAGGCTCCATCCGCCCCGGAAGCCACCTCGTGGAAAGCAGTTCCGGCAACTTCGGGATCGCGTTGGCCATCGCGGCCCGGCTCCACGGCCTGCGGTTCACCTGCGTGCTGGATCCCAAGGCCGCCCGGTCGAACGTCGCCATCCTGCGGCACCTGGGCGCCGAGGTGGACGTGGTGACCGAGCCGGACGGCCTGGGCGGCTACCTGCACACCCGGATCCGCCGGGTGCAGCAGATCGTGGCGAACTCGCCGGAGGCGATCTGGATCAACCAGTACGCCAACGACCGGAACTGGCAGGCGCACTACCACGGCACCGGTGCCGAACTCGCCGAGCAGCTGGTCCGCCCGCCCTCGTACCTGTTCGGCGCGGTGAGCACCACCGGCAGCATCCTCGGCTGCTCCCGCCGGTTGCGGGAGGACTTCCCGGACCTGCGGGTGATCGCGGTGGACGCGGTCGGCTCGGTGATCTTCGGGGCCCCGCCGGGCCCGCGCGACGTGCCCGGACTCGGCGCGAGCCGGGTGCCGGAACTGCTGCAACCCGGCGAGATCGACGACGTGGTGCACGTCAACGACTTCGAGGCGGCGGTGGGCTGCCGGGATCTGCTGGCCGCCGAAGGCATCTTCGCCGGCGGGTCGACCGGTGCGGTGGTCGCCGCGATCCGCAAGACGCTGCCCGAGCTGCCCCGCCCCTGCCGGGTCGTCGCGGTGTTCCCGGACCGCGGTGATCGCTACCTCGACCTGGTTTACGACGACGACTGGTTCGCCGCCGCCCGACGGCGCTGCACGAACTGACGAGAAGGAGATCTGGTGTCCACGGAGGAATCCCCGAAGATGCTCTACCTGAGTCGCAGCGACATCGCGGCGGTGGGCGGTGCCGAGGCCGAGCTGTACGTGCGAGCCCTGCACGCCGGGCTGGTCGCGCACGCCGAGGGCAAGACGGTGCAGCCGCTCAAGCCGTACCTGCGGGCGGCGGGGACGGACGGACACATCGCCGACCGGATCATCGCGATGCCGGCGCACGTGGGCGAACCCGGGTTGTCCGGGATCAAGTGGATCGGCAGCAAGCACGACAATCCCGTCCGGCGCGGCCGGGAGCGGGCCAGCGCCGTCATCGTGCTCAACGATCCGGAGAGCAACTACCCGGTGGCCGTCCTCGAAGGCAGCTTGATCAGTGCGTGGCGCACCGCCGGGGTGACCTGCCTGGCGGCCCGGCACCTGGCGCGCGCCGGGTTCACCGACGTCGCGCTCGTCGGCTGCGGCGTGATCGGCCGGACGCAGCTCACCGCGCTGTTGCAGCAGTTTGAGCACATCGTGACCGTGCACCTCTACGACCAGCAGCCCAGCGCGGCGCACGATGTCGCGGCGCAGATCAGCGGCGAGTTCCCGGCCGTCAAGGCGCAGGTGGCGAGCACCGCCGAGGAAGCCGTGCGCGCCGGTGACCTGGTCGTGCCGTGCACGGTCACCAGTCGGCCCTACATCCCGTTCGCCTGGCTCAAGCGGGGCGCACTGCTGTGCAACGTGTCCATCATGGACGTACACAAGGACGT
The sequence above is a segment of the Saccharopolyspora phatthalungensis genome. Coding sequences within it:
- the sbnA gene encoding 2,3-diaminopropionate biosynthesis protein SbnA; translated protein: MAVDTLTESVAESVFECVGNTPAVSLTRLFPEPDLEVIAKLELMNPGGSMKDRSARYIIECGLREGSIRPGSHLVESSSGNFGIALAIAARLHGLRFTCVLDPKAARSNVAILRHLGAEVDVVTEPDGLGGYLHTRIRRVQQIVANSPEAIWINQYANDRNWQAHYHGTGAELAEQLVRPPSYLFGAVSTTGSILGCSRRLREDFPDLRVIAVDAVGSVIFGAPPGPRDVPGLGASRVPELLQPGEIDDVVHVNDFEAAVGCRDLLAAEGIFAGGSTGAVVAAIRKTLPELPRPCRVVAVFPDRGDRYLDLVYDDDWFAAARRRCTN
- the sbnB gene encoding 2,3-diaminopropionate biosynthesis protein SbnB, whose protein sequence is MSTEESPKMLYLSRSDIAAVGGAEAELYVRALHAGLVAHAEGKTVQPLKPYLRAAGTDGHIADRIIAMPAHVGEPGLSGIKWIGSKHDNPVRRGRERASAVIVLNDPESNYPVAVLEGSLISAWRTAGVTCLAARHLARAGFTDVALVGCGVIGRTQLTALLQQFEHIVTVHLYDQQPSAAHDVAAQISGEFPAVKAQVASTAEEAVRAGDLVVPCTVTSRPYIPFAWLKRGALLCNVSIMDVHKDVFLGADKVVVDDWEQSNREKKIINQLVLEGSFSRERLHAELGEILSGAKPGRENDDEIIVLNPMGMAVEDIACAGEVYERAKNQGVGTWLDLY
- a CDS encoding pirin family protein, whose amino-acid sequence is MSNVERDPAELRCGGVVTAAEPEYELLRPRTVPLGGPRAMLVGRTLPNRDRRMVGAWCFADFYGPADITGAPGMQVPPHPHTGLQTVSWLLGGEVLHRDSLGNEQLVRPGELNLMTAGFGISHSEESPVGHGPVLHGVQLWVALPGDRRDVAPHFEHHGELPVLSTADGAVTVLMGELAGAKSAARTYTPLVGAELSIAAGRTLRLPVQAEFEHAVLAVSDGLAVGDRPLAGGDMLYLGRGRREVSVRADRPARAVLLGGIPFEEQLVMWWNFVGRSHDEIAQARAEWEHGRSTGESDGRFGVVHGYDGPALPAPELPNVELRARGRTRWST